A portion of the Symphalangus syndactylus isolate Jambi chromosome 13, NHGRI_mSymSyn1-v2.1_pri, whole genome shotgun sequence genome contains these proteins:
- the ZNF671 gene encoding zinc finger protein 671 isoform X3 gives MKLEQGEEPWVYDQVDMTSATEREPQRGLRPGCWHGVEDEEVSSEHSIFVAGVSQVRTLVAELQTHPCDIRGPILKNTLYLAKYRGGKARQKPYLCGACGKQFWFSPDFDQHQNQPNAGKLFPRKKGRDSVKSCRVHVPEKTLTCGKGGRDFSATSGLLQHQASHSRMKPHKSTKPVSGFLMGQKYHKCGECGKAFTRKDTLARHQRIHTGERPYECNECGKFFSQSYDLFKHQTVHTGERPYECSECGKFFRQISGLIEHSRVHTGERLYQCGKCGKFFSSKSNLIRHQEVHTGARPYVCSECGKEFSRKHTLVLHQRTHTGERPYECSECGKAFSQSSHLNVHWRIHSSDYECSRCGKAFSCISKLIQHQKVHSGEKPYECSKCGKAFTQRPNLIRHWKVHTGERPYVCSECGREFIRKQTLVLHQRVHAGEKL, from the exons TTCCGCCACAGAAAGAGAGCCCCAGAGGGGACTTAGACCTG GTTGTTGGCATGGAGTGGAGGATGAGGAGGTATCTTCTGAGCACAGCATTTTTGTAGCAGGAGTGTCACAGGTCAGGACTCTCGTGGCAGAGCTGCAGACTCACCCATGTGACATACGTGGCCCAATATTGAAAAATACCTTATACCTGGCTAAGTACCGTGGGGGAAAAGCCAGGCAGAAACCATACTTGTGCGGGGCATGTGGAAAGCAATTCTGGTTCAGTCCAGACTTTGACCAGCACCAGAACCAGCCCAATGCAGGGAAACTCTTCCCAAGGAAGAAGGGCAGAGACTCTGTGAAAAGCTGCAGAGTCCATGTGCCAGAGAAGACCCTCACATGTGGGAAAGGTGGGAGAGACTTTTCAGCCACATCTGGCCTTCTTCAGCATCAGGCCTCTCACAGCAGGATGAAGCCCCACAAGAGCACTAAGCCTGTGAGTGGCTTTCTCATGGGACAGAAGTATCACAAGTGtggtgaatgtgggaaagccttcaccCGCAAAGACACACTTGCTCGGCATCAGAGAATCCACACTGGAGAAAGGCCTTATGAATGTAACGAATGTGGGAAATTCTTCAGCCAAAGCTACGACCTCTTTAAACACCAGACagttcacactggagaaaggccATATGAGTGCAGCGAATGTGGGAAATTCTTTAGACAAATCTCCGGCCTGATTGAGCACAGTCGAGTTCACACAGGTGAAAGACTCTATCAGTGTGGCAAATGTGGGAAATTCTTTAGCAGTAAGTCTAATCTCATTCGACACCAGGAAGTTCACACAGGAGCCAGGCCTTATGTATGCAGCGAATGTGGGAAAGAGTTCAGTCGGAAACACACGCTTGTTCTGCACCAACGAACTCACACTGGAGAAAGGCCTTATgagtgcagtgaatgtgggaaggcctttagCCAAAGCTCCCACCTTAATGTACACTGGAGAATTCACAGCAGTGATTATGAGTGTAGCAGATGTGGTAAAGCTTTCAGCTGCATCTCCAAACTCATTCAGCACCAGAAAGTTCACTCTGGAGAGAAGCCTTATGAGTGCAGCAAGTGCGGGAAAGCCTTCACTCAAAGACCCAACCTCATCAGGCACTGGAAAGTCCACACTGGGGAAAGACCTTATGTGTGTAGTGAGTGTGGGAGAGAGTTCATCCGGAAACAGACACTTGTTCTGCACCAGAGGGTTCATGCTGGAGAAAAGCTTTAA
- the ZNF671 gene encoding zinc finger protein 671 isoform X2 has product MLENFALLASLGIAFSRSRAVMKLEQGEEPWVYDQVDMTSATEREPQRGLRPGCWHGVEDEEVSSEHSIFVAGVSQVRTLVAELQTHPCDIRGPILKNTLYLAKYRGGKARQKPYLCGACGKQFWFSPDFDQHQNQPNAGKLFPRKKGRDSVKSCRVHVPEKTLTCGKGGRDFSATSGLLQHQASHSRMKPHKSTKPVSGFLMGQKYHKCGECGKAFTRKDTLARHQRIHTGERPYECNECGKFFSQSYDLFKHQTVHTGERPYECSECGKFFRQISGLIEHSRVHTGERLYQCGKCGKFFSSKSNLIRHQEVHTGARPYVCSECGKEFSRKHTLVLHQRTHTGERPYECSECGKAFSQSSHLNVHWRIHSSDYECSRCGKAFSCISKLIQHQKVHSGEKPYECSKCGKAFTQRPNLIRHWKVHTGERPYVCSECGREFIRKQTLVLHQRVHAGEKL; this is encoded by the exons TTCCGCCACAGAAAGAGAGCCCCAGAGGGGACTTAGACCTG GTTGTTGGCATGGAGTGGAGGATGAGGAGGTATCTTCTGAGCACAGCATTTTTGTAGCAGGAGTGTCACAGGTCAGGACTCTCGTGGCAGAGCTGCAGACTCACCCATGTGACATACGTGGCCCAATATTGAAAAATACCTTATACCTGGCTAAGTACCGTGGGGGAAAAGCCAGGCAGAAACCATACTTGTGCGGGGCATGTGGAAAGCAATTCTGGTTCAGTCCAGACTTTGACCAGCACCAGAACCAGCCCAATGCAGGGAAACTCTTCCCAAGGAAGAAGGGCAGAGACTCTGTGAAAAGCTGCAGAGTCCATGTGCCAGAGAAGACCCTCACATGTGGGAAAGGTGGGAGAGACTTTTCAGCCACATCTGGCCTTCTTCAGCATCAGGCCTCTCACAGCAGGATGAAGCCCCACAAGAGCACTAAGCCTGTGAGTGGCTTTCTCATGGGACAGAAGTATCACAAGTGtggtgaatgtgggaaagccttcaccCGCAAAGACACACTTGCTCGGCATCAGAGAATCCACACTGGAGAAAGGCCTTATGAATGTAACGAATGTGGGAAATTCTTCAGCCAAAGCTACGACCTCTTTAAACACCAGACagttcacactggagaaaggccATATGAGTGCAGCGAATGTGGGAAATTCTTTAGACAAATCTCCGGCCTGATTGAGCACAGTCGAGTTCACACAGGTGAAAGACTCTATCAGTGTGGCAAATGTGGGAAATTCTTTAGCAGTAAGTCTAATCTCATTCGACACCAGGAAGTTCACACAGGAGCCAGGCCTTATGTATGCAGCGAATGTGGGAAAGAGTTCAGTCGGAAACACACGCTTGTTCTGCACCAACGAACTCACACTGGAGAAAGGCCTTATgagtgcagtgaatgtgggaaggcctttagCCAAAGCTCCCACCTTAATGTACACTGGAGAATTCACAGCAGTGATTATGAGTGTAGCAGATGTGGTAAAGCTTTCAGCTGCATCTCCAAACTCATTCAGCACCAGAAAGTTCACTCTGGAGAGAAGCCTTATGAGTGCAGCAAGTGCGGGAAAGCCTTCACTCAAAGACCCAACCTCATCAGGCACTGGAAAGTCCACACTGGGGAAAGACCTTATGTGTGTAGTGAGTGTGGGAGAGAGTTCATCCGGAAACAGACACTTGTTCTGCACCAGAGGGTTCATGCTGGAGAAAAGCTTTAA